GTGAAAGGAGCACTGGACTAGGAATCAGAAGAATAATGTGCTagcccagctctgccactacCATGCTCTTTGGCCCTCAAAGTTATTCctcctccctgggccttagtttctctatctgtaaaatgaaagtggaaTGAAATTATATGGAGCAGGGATGGGCAGGAATGATTTCTCTCTCATGATGTCtcttctatccctccctttctcccaggTGCCCATTCCCTAAATTCTAAGACCTAAATGATTTTGAGCAATCAATCtacaatttattaagtgcctaccatgtgccaggcactaaatATGCTAGGTACaaggaataaaaatacaagcaagcaaGGCTCTTAAGATACTGCCATTCTAACaagggagacaagatgcaaatatACAGTGTGTCCCAAGACCCTTATGGCAGTTtttagctattaaagcttaaatttTAGTGGCTAgtaaagcttaaaattgcacaaagacttttgggacatgctgtAAAAGGGTTTATAAAACACATACAAACCAGACACAGAGTACTTTGATGGGAGAGGGGAGCCCTAGCcgctggggagagggaggggagccCAGGAAAGGACCTCAGGCAAAAGGCAGCCCTTGAATTCCCTCTGGAAGGAAGCccagaattctaagaggtagagctGCAGAGACAGGGCATTCTCCAATGTAAAGTGGTGTCCAGTGCAAAGACATAGCTATGGGGGGGTTGAGttgagttggggtgggggtgtgtgtgtaagCAACAGCAAGGTCAAGCGTGGCTGGAACATCAGCTATATGAAGAACGTTGTGTGTAATAAGGCTAGAAAATCGAGATAGGCCTGGGCTGTGAAGGACCACCAAATAGCTAGCTAGCAGCTTCCTACCTAgggaactagtaagtatctgaggctggattggaactcaggtcttcctgactccacgttcTGCACTCTATCTATTATGAGACACTTAGCTGACTCATAATGAAATAGGCAAGGCAAgaactatcatccccatttcccAGAGGAAGGAACTAAAGcccaaagaggtcaagtgacttactcaatGTCACAGAGAAAATCATCAGCGGAGctgggagtcttcctgacttctggccaaAATCAAATCTCAGAATCTGGTGCTGTTCCACAGGAGGAACTCAATGAGGAGTTGTTGATTTGTGGAGGGATGggggaggctaagtgacttgcttcagGTTACCCAGCAAAATCCAGTTGTGGAACATGGATTAACCAAtgaatcagaaagcatttattaagcacctactaataataacagttaccatttattaaatgcttagtatgtgccaggtactctgctaagtactttacaaaaatgatctcatttgatcctcactacgaCCCTGAgaggttcagttgtttcaatcatgtcaaCCTCTTCGagaggggttttcttggcaaagatactgaagtgatttgccatttccttatccagtttattttacagttgaggaaatggaggccaacaaggttaagtgacttgcccagggacacagagctagtaagtgtccaaggaaagatttgaactcaggaatatgaatcttcctgactccatgcctggcactctatccatcatgccacccAGCTCCCTTAAAGGTAGGTGctcttgttatccccattttatagacgaagaaattgaggcaaaaagtagctaagtgacttgctcaggattacataGTAAGTAGCTGAGGTAAAATTCTTACtcaggttctcctggttctgagtCTAGCATTGTATTCACAGCACCACTCAGCTGCCCTTAATGTGCCTGGAGCTATTAATAGAGTTAATCTAGTCCAGcgtggaggccacatgtggccctctaggtcctcaagtgcagccctttgactgaatccaaacaagtTTGTGGCCTcgaggtctcaggttccccacccctgaattctaGTCCAATCTCAGGGAACTGAGTGGCTGTATGAGATTTCAGTCCAGTTTGGGGGAGACCCTTTAGGTTAGGAATGTACCCCAAGGGGTAACGTGGAGGAGTGGAAGGAGCAGGAAGCCATGAGACCTGAGTAATAGCCTCAGTTTTGACAaatactagttctgtgaccttaaataagtcacttctgtccatttcctcatttgtaaaatgaggatattagacGAGGAGGTCTTTCGAtctccttcaagctctaaattctatgatcctctgaaTTTCTGCTCACTGGGCTTTAGGACAACCTCCTAACCTATCATCTCGGGATTCAATCAGAAGGAGAAGGATGGAGTTCACTCCAAGACTCAATGCCACCACCAAGGACAACCACTACAGCCTGTCTGAGTCTCAACTTCGCCCTGTCTTTGCTACCCTCTGCGGCCTCATCCTGCTGGCTGGGTTGCTGGCCAATGGGCTGATGCTGATTATCTTGAGCAGGGGCACAGGCTTGAGGGCCCAGGCCCCGGGCTCACTCCTGGTTCTGACCAATAGCCTCATGGTGAACATCACTCTATCAGATCTGGTCTTCGTGGTTTGTGTGGTTCCTGTTTTGCTGCTAACCTTTCTCCAGGAGGACTGGTGGCTGGGCTCCTCCATCTGCACCATCAGCCAGAGCTTCAACATGGCCACCATGTTCTGCACCTTCTACAGCATGGTGGCCACTGCCCTTCTCCGCCATGCTGCCGTGGCCTTCCCCACTTTGACCTTCCCAGCTGGCAGAGGGGCTCAGCTATTGCTTTGTTTGACCATGTGGATCCTgggtttctctgtgtctctgcccaACTGGCTGTACCAGAAAGTGGTGGAAGAGGGCAGGGAAGATGGGGAGGAAGAAGCTGGGGGACCTGGATCCAAGCTTATCCATTCTTGCGTGATGTTCCTGGGCCCCGCCCAGACCTCCTGCTATTTCACCCTCCTTGGGGCCCTGGCCTTCCTGCCCTTTGCCCTGGTGCTGGTGCTTAGTTTCACTCACCTGGGCTGGGTCTTGTGGAGCAGTGAGTGGCCCCAGGTCCCACTGGATGTCCGACAGCACCGAGAAGCCACTGGCCTCATTCTGGTGGTGTTAGTTGTCTTTGTGGTCATGTGGGGGCCCTGTTCTGTGCTGGGCTATGTGGCTGCCTCAGGAGACCTGCCCAATACCTTCACAGTCTTTGTGGCTACCAGCCTCTGCACCATCCTGGCTTACTCCAACTGTGCCATCAGCCcaattctctgtttctgtctctcgaGGCAGTTCCAGGCAGGGCTCAAGGACCTCTTCTGCAGCTCCACCCTGGAAAGGGTAGTCCTAAGACATGGTAGAGTGGTACATGGGGTCCAGGGAGGTGAAAGTGGAAGGGTGGGAGCCCCAGGGAGTCTATGGGGAACCCCTGCCTGAAGGGAGGGGGCAAGATGGAGAGCTGAGATGTTTAGAATCATAAACTCATGGAAACCTAAGAATATGAGttatcccccaattgataaatggtcaaaggatatgaacaggcagttttccagtgaagaagtcaaaacaatttgtagtcatatgaaaaaatgctctaaatcattattagagaaatgcaaattaaaacagctttgagatattattttaaacctatcaaattgactaaaatgattgaaggggaaagtgacaaatatatGGGGGATGTCAAAAAATTAGCACGTTAATTcgctgttggtggaattgtgtactgatccaaccattctggagagcaatctggaattatgccccaagACTTATTAAGGTAcctataccttttgacctagcaataccactactaggtcttctttcaaagatgattagggaaaaaggaaaagaacctatattttctaaaatatccGTAGCAGCTctcttcatggtggcaaagaattggaaagtgcagagatgcccatcaattggggaatgactgaacaagttctggtatatgattgtgatggaatacaagaaatgatgagctcaatagTCTTGGAAAACTTAGAAAGAGTttgatgaaataatgaagagtgaaatgagcagaaccgagagaacattgtacacagtaacagtaatattgttttaagaatgactttgagtgaatgaGTCAGTACAACTATTATaagtacccaaattaactataaaggacatatgaagaaagatgccatctgcatccagagaaatatatatacacacacacacatacctatttgtgtctaaaggatgaggaagggagaagagagtaaaaaggagggggaaaaggaaatttacatgataactttgctACGTGTTCAAAAGAAACAGCAAGTTGCACAAagtgaatttgtgatttcatgggcaatcatcttttttgttgtattatgctatggaaatgcttgttttattccataaatttaaaaaaataaaatttaaaaatatactcaTAGGAACCACAGAATGTGGAGTCTTTGGGGTCATGGTATCATGAAtagggtgctggatttggagtcaggacacaGATCTGACTTTCAACAGTTACTATTTATGTGAcaagggacagctagatggctcagtggattccgcaagacctgagttcatatctggctgcagacacttcctagctgtatgaccctgggcaagtccaaGTCatttactcagtttccttatctgtaatccAAACCCTTTCATTTACAAATCAGGCAGCTGAGGCCaaggaaaggggaaatgacttgcccaagggcacacagcaaGTTAGTAGTGAAGAAAAGACAGAACCTAGGTATCCTGAGTCCCAGGCCAAAGatctctcttcattattttgctttttcttatgcAGTAGATAATCAAATAGAGTAGAATATGAGAAATCTGAGGGAGAGACAACTGATGGGTGAAGGTAAGATTGAAGACTGAAGGATGTCTGAGAAGAGGGAGCCAGGAGGGGAAATTGGGTCCAGAGAAAGGATAATAGGCTATGGAAATAAGTAGAATATCTAaagggatgaagggaaagaagactggaaggcTAAGAGAATTGTCTGATAGAAGGAACTGAGCAGAGGCTGATGGCACTCAGAAGCAGAAGAAAAGGTTGCATGCGACTCATGGTTTCTTCTCCTTCCATGACCTAGTCTCACAGGGCCCttcacattttctcctcccttccatttctttagTAGTTAACTTGACCTCTGATCTCATCATTGTATGGGACCCCCAGTGTGAAAACTTGCTCCATCAATATAGCACCAACTCTGCAATttatatagataatataatatatagtattaataatataataataattatatttaaaatgtcaccaagtgacctgctcagggtcacactacCCGTATATGTCAGGACTCAACttgagtcttcttaactcttttgccagctctctatcccttcccccacccccataaataaacaaaaattaaatcaacaactgaacaacttgtcttgaccatattttctttttctcttctctgccctcccttctcttagcTTGGGGGTAGTGGGGTGGATTGGGAGTAGGCGATGGGTTCCAGAGTCAAGGAGAGATCTGTAAATGATGCCTGAGACCACAGGATGCCATCCCATGCCAATATAAACAGCCTGTAAAACCCAGCTAAGGAGTTTGGGCTTTATCCATGGGTCCAGGTTTCTGAGGTCTCAAGGCAAGattcttttctaaatatatttttttatttactttgttaaatatttcccaattacatgtaaaaaattttaacattcattttttgaaattttgagttcccaattttctctcttCCGGCCTTACCCCACCTTTGAAATggtaagcaatatgatattgGTTAAATttgtgtaacagtaagcaccccaacatacacaggggggcgtgctaccacaggttctttgatctgtttctctaaaatgaaaggcagcttttgaggggttaacaatcactttaatcaagcacaggtatcattcacctagttcaggggagtcagcaccctgaacttcagagaaaataaagagaaatcaaagatcaactgacatggcttcctctgtctgaccataatcaatacatacatcccaaatcaacagacaggtccaactgtctgaccatagttaccagaaaggaaagcaccaacatctgagttttcaaagctgggaggctgcttagtggcttcccagagtctctcatttggcacacaaaccttcttccaaaaactcagcaccaaaataaaaccacacctcagagtctttatacactttttagagccagaggccatcacatcccttgagaaccagtgcctcattaacaaaaggtgtggatcttcctacaaatcttcccaggtcaacaatgggtgggaaagatcctccttaatccaTTATTCAAAGgaattatacttcttggtataaacaaaaacagcaaaatatcctCCTTTGCTTGTGCTCAcaatatgtgaagtcatgcaaaacatatttccatgttagccatattacaaaataaaacacatacaatcaagaaaaataaagaaagtaaaaaaaatatgcttcaatctgcactcagaattcatcagttctgtctctggaagtggatagcatttttcatcatgggtcttttgaaactgtcttggatcattgtattgatcacagGAGTCAAGTCCTTCTCAGGTAATCATTGCTCCACCGCTGTggttactgtgtaccatgttctcctggttctactcacttcactttgcatcagttcatataagtgaaTAATAGAAGTAGCTATAGGTGGATCTCAGTTCCAAATTATTATGCTGCCCTccaattcatttcttcctttgctttcctgtGTTTTCATTCTCTTAAAGTGGGCCTTGAATGCCGAGCTATGGATTCTAGACTTTGGCTGGTGGATAACAGAAAACcactgaagggctttgaacagaGGGAGGCATGATCAGACTGATGCATTGTGGAGATTAATTTAGCTATTCCACGACTTCCCCTGCTGAAGGCAGCTGGGCTATTGCCATAATCAGGCAAGAGGGAATGGGAGTCTGGATGGGATAGCAATGGGAGCGGAGAAGAGAAAGCAGCACAAGGGAGCCAACTGTTTACACAAGGGATTTCCATCTCCTGTGTTATGAGGTCTCTATTTCTGATTCCTTTCTGATTGGCAGGGACTCCCTAGAAGTCTCATCTAAGGTGATCCTTCTCTGACCTCCTCCATTTTAGGGATGTACAAACAGAGGCTTCAGGGCAAGGGAATTGGTGGGAGAAACTGTTCTTTACCAGAATTATGTGGGGAAAAATGCCCATTGTAATGTCAGTGAGCATCCCCTATACTGGCTTTCTTAAGGACCAGTCTCCCTGGCTTGTGATACTCTGGATTAAAGCATTGGTGGTTTCTAGAATTGAGGGATGGAGGGTTCAAATCTTCACTCAATCACTTTTTGTTAAGGTGACATTCAACAATGAatacaaatttattaagcacctactacagaTCTGACCTTTGGCAGTTACTATTTATATGACTGGGGacagctagatagctcagtggattgactgctgggcctggagtcaggaagacctgagtccaaatatgacttcagaaacttgctagctgtgaccccaggcaagtcatttacccctgtttgcctcagtttcctcatttgtaaaatgaattggagaaggaaatggcaaatcactccagcacctttgccaagaataccccaaaatgagacaaaaacaactaaacaacagctgtgtgaccttggggaagccacttaacctcttgggtctcagtttcctcatctataaaatgaaggaattgaatgGCATAACCTCTTAAAGTCTTTCCAGCTGAGTCTATCATCTCTGATGAGAGGGATAGTATAGAGGACAGAAAGCTggccttagagttaggaagacctgggttcaagtcttgcctttaaCACACATCCtggatgtgtgatcttgggcaagtcactgaattcctCAATTCCTCAGGCAGCTCTCTCAGACTATCAATTGCAGACCTGctttgtagagggagtttcttcaccatccaatcaaataaaatcaatacatgcatgcacacccacacccacacccacacacccacacatacacacatacacacacaagatgAAAAGAAGCCCCGAGTTCAAGGTAAGGTTCCTTTGGATTGGTTTTAGAGAGTAGAGGTTCTCCCCCAGGACAATCGTTTACTCCCCACAAGAGTCATTTCACTCCCACCTCAACCATGCTATTTAGATTGGCTGAGTTGAGTCAgaagctggattggaactcaggtctccctgactctgggTCTGGAGTTCAGCTCACTGAGTCATCAACTGCTTCTAATTCTACTTTCAAGCCTCTGTTCTACTGCCTCCTTCTTCAAAAAGCTGTTCCTGTTTCCAGTAGTTGTTAGGGCCCTCGGCCCATCCTGTAATGAcccagcattcattcattcatgtatttatttatttatatcccaTATTTCTTTACCTGTGGACAGGTGGACCTTCaggagaatgtaagtttcttgaagtcaaggtctctctctctctctctctctctctctctctctctctctctctctctctctctctctctctctctcacacacacacacacacacacacacacacacacactcacagagtcCAGTACCAGGCCCTTTCTGCTTGGTGAACCAGTGACATGTCTCCAAGtgtccctttctttccccaatcCCCAGCCTGACTCtcaccctctttctttttctcctcttcttcttccttgccCTTTGGGtcttttttcaggtctctctgccCAGCCTTACAGGATCTgtagatcatctaatctaatcatttcattttacaaatgaagaaactgagtcctcaGCATGGGGGAGTGAAAGAGTCAGCCCAAGATCAcattcataataaaataaaagacctGGGGTTTTAACTGAGGTTCTCAAGCTAATTTTCCCCCTGCTTTATTCTACTAATGATCATCCTAAAGTTCTCCCTCTTGCCTTTAAGGAACCCCAATTTCTCAAGAAGCTCTCcttatttcagaggaagaaagggatagGACTGCTGTCCTTGGTCCAAGAAAGCGTCCCTGTCTCCTATGATCAGGGCATACTCTCAGAGCTGTTTCTTCAGCTTTGGGGATGGATGAGTCTGCCCTGAACCAGTCACATACCCAAGTCGGACCTTCTGTGACCTGTTGGACACATTTGTGAGACAGCTGACTGGGGGGTTAGGGCTGTTTGCTGCCACTGACCTGGGAACACAGCCAACCTAGCTGGCCCCTCACAGGAGGTGGAGCCCTGCCTTCATTACCACTGTGTTCTAACCACTGAACCCACCAACCCTGCCAGCATGCAgcacttccctccttttccttgatGTCTATCATGGTTCAGATACTCAGTGACctaatttcatctgtaaaatgggcagttTGTACAAGTCTCATTTaagctttaaaatgaggataatgaaaaGGCAGCAGACCATGTGGAAAGAGAGTTTTGGCCACTtgaaagagg
The DNA window shown above is from Notamacropus eugenii isolate mMacEug1 chromosome 2, mMacEug1.pri_v2, whole genome shotgun sequence and carries:
- the LOC140522766 gene encoding allatostatin-A receptor-like, whose protein sequence is MEFTPRLNATTKDNHYSLSESQLRPVFATLCGLILLAGLLANGLMLIILSRGTGLRAQAPGSLLVLTNSLMVNITLSDLVFVVCVVPVLLLTFLQEDWWLGSSICTISQSFNMATMFCTFYSMVATALLRHAAVAFPTLTFPAGRGAQLLLCLTMWILGFSVSLPNWLYQKVVEEGREDGEEEAGGPGSKLIHSCVMFLGPAQTSCYFTLLGALAFLPFALVLVLSFTHLGWVLWSSEWPQVPLDVRQHREATGLILVVLVVFVVMWGPCSVLGYVAASGDLPNTFTVFVATSLCTILAYSNCAISPILCFCLSRQFQAGLKDLFCSSTLERVVLRHGRVVHGVQGGESGRVGAPGSLWGTPA